The genomic interval AATGGTTATTTTTgaccaaaacaatatgttttggaccaaaatgtacaaaaataatatgttagtgaccaaaaagtcacaaacttaatgtatgagACCAAAAAAATTTTAGAGCGAATGTAAGGGACTAAAATTAGACTTAAGTCTTCCTAAAATGTAATTATAAATACATTTTCATATATAACTACATATTCATATGTCATGAAAATAACTACACCTTTACATATCACAAAAACGTTACAACCGTAAATgtcacaaaattttaattttatgactaCTCTTTTACATTTGCGTCACGTACAATAACTATCCACCCATAAATTTTGAAAACCTTAGTTAGTGATAtattgatatttataaattataagtCTCACAATACTTTAAATTATTATGCTGGTTTATATTATAgtgttcattttttttacaaaacaaaataaactgACCAAGCATGGTTACTCAACCTAACAACTAAGAGACGGAAAAGACACCGGTACTAGCGATTCGTGCCCCATTTACTAGGATTaattacaattatttaatattaattatgatatttaaCCTTTGATATTTACGTAATTAGCCCCATTTACTAACATTAATTATAACTATTtacatattaatttaataattaaccTATGATTATGTAATTAGACCCATTTACTagcattaattataattatgataattaaccttttattatgtaattaagTGTAATTAAAGTAACTAATTACTGGTTATCAGCCCTCATGAGAGAAATACCAAGCTTGCTCACTATAAATACATTGTTCTTGTTTCTTAGTGTTCTCATCATTCTTTTGATTCATTATCTGAACAGGAAATTAGAAAACGGAAAAAAGTGGAAAACTTTTGAAGTTAGATTTTCAAAAAAGAACATTTTTCTAAAGAAGAATTATAAAAAGAAAGGTTAATTAATTCGAACATTGCACGATTCCGCAAAATTGGTCAAGTATCCTTCATCTAGATGCAAAAttttatatggagtagtaaatGAAGTATCCTTCATCTAGATGCAAAGTTGGTCAAGTTGATCAACCAACTATGATAATATAGGCAGGAACATACTGAAATTTGATTATGGGCGTTGAAGTCTTCGTAGCATTTAGTTGGAAATCTTGCTTTTCTATTTGTACAACGTGCCAAAAAAAATTGGAACACTAAGAATTTTTAAGGACAAAAATGTAGGTGAACTATAagtatactccctctgtcctagTTTAAGAGTATTGTTTTGCCATTTTCATCCGTCtcagtttaagagtcacatttagaatatatcatatttggacataaattTAACTtcattgttgatgaaatttacactcaaatatcattacttttataaaaataaaacaaaacaaaatcttaaacatacaaaaagtcaaaagggtcCCACTTTTCACTATcacacttcaattattacactccaacaaccactacatcacttcaattattacacactccaacaatttcttaaaatctgtgccctaactaaattgcactcctaaactgggacggagggagtagtcaATTCCAAGAAGAGTATTGTTCTATTTGTAAAATACTAAGAGTAAACctcatttaaaatttaaatcctaacCTAGACTGGCTTTAAAACAAATTCCCAAActtcaataaatatttaaaaaaaattaaaccattctttttgtaaaaaattaTCAAACGACACTGTTTTTTAAGGACACAAAAATTAAGACCGAATTACTTGcgttgaattttttaaaaaatactccttccgtcccacaataagagtcacattttgtcatttcggttcgtttcacaataagagtcacatttcacttttaccatagaTGGTaagtaggcctcacattccactaactcatttcactcacattttattataaaatcaatattaaaAAGTGGGCCGCAAAAGACAACGTTTCAAAATTGAGGACAACTTAACTTTTATAAGGACGCTTTCATTCGCGTCCTATAATTTAAGTTTGAGCACCAACAATAAGAATACTTTTTGAAGCGTTGgtggtatatttagaaacacaaacTAACAtccataattatattaaatactATGTATTTAAtggtttttttattgtgggacttTTTCAACATCTAAACCATTGGAGGTTGTTTAGTTTGTTtgatattatataaaaaaatgaagatgtatatgttttataattattttttgagtatttttttccttaataaaactaaataaatcCTTAATATAATTGCTAGATGTAATGTTACTTTCAACTACTAGGCATCATTTGGTGAGTATGTCTTGTTTCGaatagaaataataatattatagttTCGACTAGTtaatttatcttaattttatatttggtagctaaaataattttatattaatggtGTTATGTTAGTAGGAATGTGGTGCAGGAATACATCCAaatgacagagggagtaatatatgtTCATAGATATACTTTGGGAAACATATACCATGTTGAATAATGTGATAGAGATCCAAATAAAATTGTCAAACTTATAAAATTTATGATAGAACGTAAGCATAACAAAAGTGCAAATATAATTTTCAACAACAAAAATTCTGTAAATTGACAAAACTTAAATGAAATTAGGACTGTGGATGTGATATCCCATTTTAAAATTTGGTTATAATACCATAATTAACTATTGTAATTATTAGACATGCAATTATGTGATTATAATTGTGGTGTCTCTCGTGGGGTTGTGTTGTCTATATTAGTTCTCCTTTTCTCTTATTGGTTAATATTGTTTTggttgtttttcatgttttttatttgatgtTTTAGCAGTCGAACTTTAGCTCAACGCAGCTGCAAGCCGGAGCATTTGTTGTTTCATTAGGAAAAGAGTAAAAAGTCAATTTTAGTCCTAAACATATcatcaaaatacgaatttggtctaAAATATTTACTTCTTGAAAAACAGGTTCATAACAAATAAAATCCTTGTCGGAGTGGTCATTTTTTGACagttccgtcaaaaaactaacaGTCAACACTAATTGCACAGTGGCATGACCGTTATATTTTTTatggaaccgtaaaaaaaggaCCATTATGACAAagattttatttgttatggacctgtttttcaaaaagtgaatgttttggaccaatgTACTCCTCACTCTTTATTTTCAGAAACATTTGTTAAATGAAACATCTTAAATGATTctattatttaaaacaaaaatgttacaaatataaccttaaaaaaatcattatgtCATTAAGTTTTTATCATATATATACTTTCCTAtccctgaaaaatatgaactatttccgTTTTAGTCCGTCTTGTAAATTATGAACTTTCTAAATTAGTTCAactaaatattacaaataatgtGAATCCAATTATATAATAACACTacttccattttcttttctctttctctattttaatgtattaattgtatattaaaacatatgcttcttcaaaaattcatatttGTAAGGGACGAATAGAGTAGTATGTATAATCAATTTCATGTGCTAAGTACCaatctattaaaatattatatttcctTCGTACCAAAAAGTAGTAatttcattttgctattttagtttgtttcacaaaattaatcaaattcACCGTTTTTAGAAATCTTTTCACTATACATTACACTAATAATAAAGTGGATCcattaatactccatctgtctctTGCTAAGTGATTCACATTCCATTTTGGGACGTACGAAGATAAgtgaatcattttcttttttggcattctctctcttacttttttctctctactagTATGTTtcatcttttactttattcactctccAATTTACTAATAAAacttaattttcttaaatttcatgccGGAAAAAATGTCTCTTGTAGCAAGGAACGGACggagtagtattttaattatttttctcaatttttttttatttcatcaacttcaTATTAAATCTATATTATATCAAAAGTCTCCATTTATAGGAAAcggaaaaaatatttaattttctatattGGACGGCTTGGAAACGAAGACCGAGATACAACTTAATTCCATTAATATGAGTTGAAAAATATATACTGCATTGTCTGATTTATGTACTACCCAATTACATCTTGACATGTGTTGACTAGCTAGCTCACTAGCTCTCTATATATAGTTACTTCACGTCCAACACTTGAGCATAATAGAAGCGAAGAGAGAAATGGCATCCGAGTCTGATTCATTTATGCCCTTTGAATTTGATTCCCCTCTGAAATTATTATCAGATTCTTCCTCTTTGAAAGCCGTCCCTTCCAAATTCAACCTCACCAATGACCGCACCGCATTCACTTCTGATTCACTCCCCACCATCGATTTCTCAGCCCTTGTTGGCTGCGATCCTCATCAACGCTCCAAAGCTGTCCACCACCTCGCCACAGCATGTCAGGATTGGGGTTTCTTCATTGTAAGATTGATACTATTACTTAAATATTATTGTTGATTTCTTCATAGTAACACCAATATATTGGTGTGtgttataatgctaacttttcttaaattgataactTATTAACTTATCAActcagtgtattaaaaatatcgccacgaTCACattacaatgtcaacacaaatttgggttgacattttaaatatcaatatcaacacagtgtattaaaatatcaacaaagtttatgttgacatttcaatacactgcgttgatgagttagcaacaGATCACACATTTATATAGATTCTAACTTTAGCGCATGCGTGTACCGTGCAGCTTGTGAATCATGGGGTGCCAGAGAGATTGATGAGTGAAATGTTTAGGGAAATGGTAGAATTTTTCAGTTTGGCTGATTCGGAGAAGAAGCAGTATGAAGCCAAGAGTGCTTCAGATCCAATCAAATGTGGAAATTTCAACGTCGCCAACACTTCAAACCAAAGCTTTACATTATGGAGGGAATACCTGAAGCTCTACGTCCATCCCGACTTCCATTGTCCTCACCAACCTCAACTCTTGAGGTAAACAATAAAGTGGTAAAAATATAGTTAATGAAAATGAGACTCACCTTATCAAAGAGAAAAGGTTATCGAAAATAAATAGTGACTAATTTTGGTGGATctcgaaaaatagaaaaatgaaagtTTGGAATTTATATTAATGGTGTTATATATGTTGGTAGGGATGTGGTGCAGGAATACACCCAAATGATAAGAGTATTAACTAGGAAGCTAATCGAAGCTGTATGCGAAGCCCTAGAACTGAATCAACGTCGTTACGTGGATGAAATATTGAAGATGGAATCGAGTTTTCAATTGTTTGCGACAAATTACTATCCGCGTTGCCCTCAGCCGGATCAAGCCATCGGCATTCCGCCGCATACGGATCATGGTTTGTTCACTTTTCTCATACATAACGGCGTCGCCGGTCTTCAAATTGAGCACGACGGAAAGTGGTTCAACGCTGATTCTCCTAAGAATTCTATTTTGGTCAATGCAGCTGACCAACTTGAGGTATAATTAGCATGCATGAATCATACAAAATCATCCAACATATCATTAGTAAAAGAAATAGAACTTACCTTCAAGAAGATGAACAGACAATTACCTAGCTTTTCTCTAATGATCGCCCCAAAAAAATCAGATAACTTCTCTCTCTGGAATCCAAAGTCGTAGTTAGAGTGTCGAAGTCGTAGTTAGATTGTCGACTGTAAGGCGGACCACTTCAATAGCCCCGccctttttttgtccacaacccCAGTTTTTTTGTCAGCACCCAAAAAAAAGGTTTCCgtcactataggcggacacttccaatagcctcaatttttttttcgtttattttaattcaattataatgaaaattatcggactataagCAATTagaaaaaaacggctataagtgaagaaattaaaattaaacactacattttcgtcgtattaaagtattggaaaaattatacaatgaaATATTAATCTATTGAACATCACGATGGTATTCACACTGCGccgccacctcccctacgtgcccaaacttcttcaatcaaatcggcctggagttCGGTATGTGCtgtgctcctgcgcatatcagtgaaacgttggatcaaatattcagtGAAACGttgaatcagagaattccacgTCTCGttccacaaatcgtccattttaaataccaatggaatccacaaattttagtgagagaaagtatgaATGAAGAATTGGAATGGTGTAAAAATAATGAGTGAAAtgtggtgtatttataggtaaattaaattgaatttaaaaacacaaaataaaaatcgTACGCCCCGCCGCAAACCGCCCCCATTATAGGCAGGCGCGTCCTAGCACATTTATTGGCGGAAGGCCTTCCGCCCCTTTTTTTTGTCCGCTTaggggcggacgtcccgcgcacTATAGACTGCCCCGCCTTCGCCCCCGCCGGGGCGGCCGGCACGCCtatactatagtggacactcttagatttttatttcagttaaaataggaaaaaaaaaagtatggTTGAATTGAAGGGGTTgacagcggaagcgtgcgtttctaacggatcacataaaactgatctatttagcagattacttagataaactctattcgcataattatcacatgtatcatgctcgtaacttgaattttaaacatgctttagcacaaataatccctaaaacatgcttgctacggagttagccaatttacctcgttgattcacctaagaatcgaagatggcttgcgtcttctccacgtgaagatcttgagtactcgacctcggatcttctaactggtgtcccggactgtaaactgatatttgtgtgggcaaatctcaccagtgtactaggacttaaataaagaagacagaattctgctcacggaaggagagcaaATTTCGCTTCTCTCTCTAGgatgagggggacgaaaattttgtgtaTGCACtagtgtgttttctgtctcatttattctcttatttatattaagtcacatattgggctcagtcagggatctaaggaagaatttggatatggcctcacctaattagctttttactaattaaattgaacccacaatttaatacaagcttatattggaatattacaagcagccactacagaagtaatattgcactgtctttccaaatccgaaattataagtattccgggtttcctttttgtgtgtgtaatttatttcccgcgcttaagacaGAAACATCCATTagttaatcaatgtctgctatggacttaattaattaacatattttaatctccaagagtggacttaacaagaaaatcttatttattattcatagagtaatcaaactccaattagctaggttccgaatagtaaaaccttgtttcgagctcctcttgtggatgttatcaaacgagactcacctcgcgcacgattcaacataatagcaatcctagcaccgcttgatattgatcgccactacccaatataccaggatcgttgggtgacgaaaaacccgcacctattggtaagtcgaagtagtagatactcaatatcgtatgctcaatgctaacgtacattggttaagaaattaattgtcaagacctcgtctttcagtagatagcataaagactcgtcttgctgtttagatccaattcagtgttataccacaccaacgtcatcttttttcaataaggcttagaaataatcacattgcaacctttcacgataggtagtctaggcctatctaggttgtgaaattcttatttttgtttgtttagaactgaccgtgttaccttaaattagacgacgcccacaaccggtactaaaacaaagacttagactttgttacgtttgtttatacatttaaatatgcaataaatatccattaaatgtaaaacgtaacaacattatgacaaaaataatctgttgtattcattggaaaataataattagagttttacagtattcaatcactcgaaagatgatttatagtatacaaaccctaacatgAATTTCATAACTCTCATATATTTTTCGGAATTCGACTAATCTCTAATCCTGTTTGATCGGATTTGTGGATTATAAGACCGAAAATCTCCTAGCGGGTGGCGGGGTTTGAACCCGTGACCTCAAAGTCACCACAGCTCCGTGTTGccaaaaaatagacaaaattgtAAATGACACAGATTGGTAAAGTTAGAGAGATGGAAGAAAATGTAGTGGAAAtggtgttagtggattgtgaggtccatatttaaaatgatgtgtaaggtttgtatttgtttaaaatttttCATATTAAGAATTgatctaattttggtggacgacccaaaatggaaaatttaGTCTGTTTTTTTATGgataaatgtagtataaaaTTCATAGTTCCTGACattatatactctctctgtcctataatagatgtcatactttcctttttagtttgtcccacaaaaaatatgacatttcctcttttggaaaaagttctttctcacattaatataaatatactaatttctctctccacctaacactCAAAACAACAACACCTAAAATCACTTGCCATTCTCCAACTATGCcatttattatgggacggaaggagtaatttaTAATTCTGATTTTTGTAGTGCCATAAAGTCTTAAACATTTATataactagtactccctccattcgcgaataggagtcccatttttctattttggttcgtccgcgaataggagtcccgtttttctattttggttcaTCAAGCTAAACAGAAATGAAAAAACTGATCAAGCtaaatagaaatgaaaaaactgatcaagttgaaCTAAAACCAGAAACTAAGTCGATGAATCCTCTTtttgcaagacgagatatactcTAGTAGTGCTCTCTTTTCCACCTTGGAGGAAATGGACCCGACTAGTGGTCCGTTGAGATGAAGTCAGTGGCCTCCGATCAATTCGGCGATCGATTAGAAGCCAACGTTCCgtctcgaaatttgtgcctACATAGAAGTTACGATAGGTGATTTCCGGCATGGGTCCACGGTCCGCCGAGTTCCGACCGACATTTAACTTCTTTACAAAGAAGCATGATATCAGCAACATTGTGTGGTATGCATATTTCAACAATGTTGTATTCGCTGAATACAAAGGTCAGAGAGATGAAACCAAGAATCATCAACTATGCACCTGTAATGACCGTCTTTTTTGTACCTTTGAAATTTTACGATGTCTTGAATTAAGTGAAACAGTAGTGTGATGTTCTTACTTTTGTGATTTCTTTGTTAAAATATTTAAGTACATTGTTTTTGCGTGTGAAAGGGTTTGTGTTAAATCATACCTCGTCGTGGATCGTAATATCTCTATTGAAGTATTAATATCTTTATATGCTCGAAcgaataaaattaaattgatcTTTAAGTGCTTGGAAGAACACCAAGACACTATTTAATTCTTGTACTAGTTCGAGTTCGTAATATGGAAGTTACAAATTTTAATCCGATAATCTTTATGATTAAAGATTATTTAATCAACTCATTTCCGTGGAGCATAATAAGTTAAATATTTTTACAAGGTAGGCCAATTGAATGAAAAATATTAAAGCCCAATTAATTTGGATACAAGTTTTGAGCATAGACAAATTAActtcaaatttcaaatattgggcttgttacaaaaaaaaagagactaAATTAATTCTTGaagcgaattttttttttcaacatcAGAAATCGATTTTGTTCTACCCCTCTTCACGCCAATCTGCATTCAAATTTTGGTCAATCAACAATGAATTGGCAATCAATCACTCCAAAAAACATGGTTACACGTTAATCCCCTGTCCAAAATCATCCTCAGCCGCCAAGCCGCCACACTCGTACTCAATTCACAAACTAAAATTGTAATAAGATTCATACATCTTGAAAGGAGCTGCGAGTAACGGAGAGCGATAGGGTGGAAGACACGGCTGCGTCGTCTCCGACGCAGAGCCTGCCAGCCTCGGGAATAGAGGAGGAAACGTCCTGCAGAGAGGAGCTGGCGGAACCATCAGACGAAGCTACCGGCGCGGTCACGACAAGGAAGCTGAGGCAGAGAAAGGACATCAAACAGCCAGAGCGCTACCAAGACTTCGTGTCCAAGAATTTCTGGATGCTGTTTATCATAACTTTGATGAGGATGTCATTAACTTCGCCGAGACGAATAAActtctcaacaaaattatgGAAGCAGTTGCATATTTAGCAAAAAAGAGGTCACATCTGATTCTATCATCGAGCCCGTTACAAAAAATGACGATGAGCAAACAACAAATGTCGAGTTTGATCCCTTCATCGAAGAGACCGTAAAAAATGATGACGAATTGGCACAAGCgttagatgaggcaatgaattTGGCGGAAACCAAATTTCCTCCAAATTCTCATAGCCCAAAAATTAATGTTGTCGTCATTAGTTATGTCAGTGAAGTTGCTAAAGAGATCTCATGCCCAAAGATGATTGCTAAAGAGATCTCATTCCCAAAGATGATTTCTCCATCAC from Salvia splendens isolate huo1 unplaced genomic scaffold, SspV2 ctg599, whole genome shotgun sequence carries:
- the LOC121790727 gene encoding 2-oxoglutarate-dependent dioxygenase 19-like, producing MASESDSFMPFEFDSPLKLLSDSSSLKAVPSKFNLTNDRTAFTSDSLPTIDFSALVGCDPHQRSKAVHHLATACQDWGFFILVNHGVPERLMSEMFREMVEFFSLADSEKKQYEAKSASDPIKCGNFNVANTSNQSFTLWREYLKLYVHPDFHCPHQPQLLRDVVQEYTQMIRVLTRKLIEAVCEALELNQRRYVDEILKMESSFQLFATNYYPRCPQPDQAIGIPPHTDHGLFTFLIHNGVAGLQIEHDGKWFNADSPKNSILVNAADQLEV